The nucleotide sequence TTCTCAATTTCAGAAATTCTGTGAACCAAATTAGTATCATGTGCAATGCAAACTTGCAAAGTACTTGACTATGTCTCTTATACATTAAGAAGTCATATTATCGAACCCAGAAGAAAATGAATATCTGATCATGAATTTATTTACGTGCCCATAAATAATAATTGTGACTATTTTCTTGAAAACACACTAAAACATCAAGATTGTgatttcttttcaagaaaatctgCCAAAACATCATGATTGCATGAATTGCATATGACAGAAGAAGTTAACCATTTGTTTCTAGTAGCCTGACCCAAGATAACTGAGATATTAAGGCCTGTCGCTAGTGCTGTTATAGCGTTCAAATGAACCAATTACAcacttatttttccttttaattttagCTAGTTTCTTAAATTTCTCCAAACATGGACATGGGAAGGTGAAAGATCCAGACATCCAAAAGCAGATTCACATGAGGATCTTGATCTTGAAAATAAATACCACGGAAAAGGCTCATAAGGGTACTATTAACAATCCACAAGATGTAGGTTATGAAGGAAATATGGGCAACTATAAGAGTCCTATTAATACCCAGCTTCATTCTTATGTCAGTCAAAATCTTTTAATAGCAAATCTTTCTCAAGTCTTTAATTTTTGAACAATCTTTAATTCCTTTCTGTGCATAGATTATTATTGGTACGAGCAAATTCATTCTACTTTCTTGTTTTCTTTATGGTTTAAATTTTTTGCAATGCTGAACTTGTTAAACCTTCAAAACTCCCTAAAGTTCAAGTCTTGTAAGCTCCTCCCAAATGATAAGATGAGTTCATATTACAGCTGGGGGCAAAAGGACCAACCATTAGATGCCATCAGATCTGAAGCCATTCTCTGGTCATGAATATCCTACTCCTTGATGTTGGACCTAACCTTCTCAACAGTTAACCTGTAGGCAGCCAATTGTTAAACCGAATTTCcaattccattttcctttctacaCTTTAACTGCCTATGCTTCAAAGTTTCCTCCGGAAACAACCGCATCCTTTTGGTGGCTTAATGCTCCCAATATTTCAATATTTTAATTTCATGATATGAATCTATTTAATTATAAGACAACTAGATCCTTGTATATTTGGTAAACCACCTTATAATTCTCAACTTACAAAGGAGGATTGattttagctagaaaaagaattttattataatatatttatttgaaaTAAATTGTTTCCTTATATGAAAACTAGAGACATAGTTGAATATTTTGATATGGCAAATGCTAAACAAAGAAAATGGAGTATTACAAAAGAATCGAGAAAAAGAAGATCATATAATCTAGGATCAGAAACACATGGTTGAAAATTTAGGCTTTATAAAATTTTCCCATCCAAGAAAAAATTAGTTTTTgtctaacaataacaaatgacaaAGGACACTATAATGGTCAAACTATACATAGATGAATCAAGAATTTTTGTTTCCTTTCCTAACACAGGACATTTCAAATAACTGTACATCTCTAAGACACTTCTGTTATATTAGGTCTAAAACTAGTAGCCTAAATAGGTGTAATCGGACCAGATAGATTATTTTCCAAGCAACAACTCCGACTAATGATCTATAATATGAGTAGAGAGGAGAAATCTAATTATTCATGCTCAAATTTGTAGAGTCCACATAGTCTGGAATCTATCAGTTCCCTTCATGAAAAATTCAATGTGTTTCCAGTCACAGTGCATGGTATAGGGTAACATTGTGATTAAGCAATTCAATACCATCAGGTAAGAAATATCATGGAAGAACACTAATACCACTAACCTGTGCCAGTGCTGGTAATGTTGGTTTTCCAGTAGTTTCAAGAAAACCACTACAGTCACCTATTGCAAACACATCCTGTACAGAAGGAATGCATAACCAATCATCAACACCTATCCTGGAAAATGTTTAAATGTTAATGAGCCATGGAGGTTCCACATCTGATTGTATGAAAATAAGAAATATAGTGTCAACATTTTGGAGTTGAATACATAAATATATGCATCTTAGCATAACATTGACAAAAATTGCCTGTTATAAAGGTAAATGTTGATGGAATTGCCCCTAGGGTAATCTACATTCAATGAAGAAAATACCTTCCGCCAGGTGACTTCGGAAAATATAAGGACTTAACGAATGGTGAAGGACCAACACCAGTAGACCAAACAAGAAGCCCATATGGAACCTCTGTTCCATCGTTAAGAATAACTTTTTCCGGTTGAACATCTTTTACAACCCCACGCACAAGACGAACTCCTGACTGAGTTCATTGTAGCATAAAAAAATCAGATCCACTaaattaagaatcatcatgctcATAAAATAAGTGTtaattatttcacaatttcaaaaaccaaaATCTAAATCCTTCAATCACCAATAAAGAAGGTTAAGTGGGAAACCACATAAAGTATGGCCAAGATTATGAAAACTGACACAGAAGAAACAAATCACAATGAATTCAGTTAATGCTACAAGCTGCAGCAGTGTGcagattattatattttaaactaaAGCAAAACAAATTGACCACCATATGGAGATAAGACTACAAATAGAAACAATGATATTTCAACATCTCTGAGACAGCCATGCCCATAGATGTATCAATACAAAAGAATTATCAGCCAAATGAAATTAGCAGAATGACTCATAAATGACATAAAACATTCCATAAAGATATAGTATTAGAAATGTATCTAATTGTCTTCTCAACTTGAAACACCAGGATGCGGAGTAACCATCCTGGACCATCATTATAAAGATTTCAGACAGCTAACACACTCAAATGCTGCATCAATAAGAATGttctaataataaattaaacaagaaagaaaaagtatAGCTGATATAGAACTGCCAAACCTCTATATAAATTGGCCCATCATTTGTCAAATGATCAGGAAATAAATTTTAACCGGTCATATTATAAATGAAAATTCATGCTTCATCCTTTCTAAATCATTTGAAAGGCATTACTAATCCTGCAGTAGATAGAACTGCAGAAAACAGAATCTTCACAACTAGTGGTAGTTTCACAGTACTATGCATCCTCTCTATGGATGGTGGTGTCCTTTGCTCCCAGGGTGCCCTTCCCTTCCTTGGATACTAATTAAGTGGACCTTTTTTAGACTTCCCCTTCCACTTTAGATGCCTGTTACACTCCTAATCACTGGCCTCTTCGATCCAAATACACTAGTAACAAAGTCTAGTCCTGTAAGAATGTTCACATTGCTTAAaaagacaaataaaaaaaatactgtagTATTGCAtgccatttatatcatagatgatGCAAATAGCATAGTGTTATGGCTCATTCCAGTAGCATGTCATGTTCCAGGTTCAGTATTCATCAAAACTAATGCATCTTGGCATCAAATAAGTACATGAAACATTGAAAAAGAAACTAAATTTTTGAAGTTTTCCAAAACCTATTCAAAATTAGAAAACTAGCAACTAATtttctaagaatttttttttcattattttaattaGTAAACATTAACACTGTATTTCTCTATTTTCTTGATAAAGTTTTTTATAGAACTGAAAATTTTTCTTGAAATAAACATGCCATGTGGTCTTCACTAAGGAAATTAGCCAATTCAAGTGGCACACCACTAGAACTAACCATTTTTGTAGTCTGAATAAAGAATGTTACTAAATGCCAATGAGACACCATGTTAATTGCTTTCATGGAAGCTCCAGGTGTTTAATTAACAAATAAGAGAATATACTTCAGCTGGGATTGTCAATTTGCCAATTCTAAAACTATAATTTGTATGCACAGATGCAAAATAAGGTATATTGGAAAAGAATAAATATTTACATTGTAAACATTCTTCAACTATCATTTTACAAACAGCTTCAGTTAACGTTAACAATGAACTTGACCACCACAACATGCACGCTCATTGCAGTAATCACAGAGCCAAACATGAACCACTGAGAGTCTTGATTAATTCTATCACCCATCTTTCTTTACTTAAGCAAAGAGAAAAAATGAAAATACTTCCTAATTCAaacaattttaattaaaaaaataagattcaTAATTCCCATAGGAGCATGCACTTGGTTTTAGCAGTTCAAAACAggaaaaacaataaaagaaaactGTTTTTAGTTAACTACCTACTTTCTagttaaaaattaaaaacaaaaatctcAAGCAAAGAAAAATTTGTGGGTTCATGCCATCTTTCCAAGGTGCAAACGTAAACCATATAGACACTTCAAATATCAGTTCATAATTCTATAATATCTTGTGAGAGAAATGTCCAACTTAAAAAGCCCAAGCGAAAATAAATTGCCAACAATTGCTACAGAGACCATATGGAATAAGAGAAATTCTTTTGCAACTCAAAGGAGATCATTTTAACTTGATGAAAAATATCTGGGCTTAAAAAGTTCTACATAAGAAATCAGAACTACAAACACATGAATAAGCCAAACAACCATTAAGCAAGCAgcttaagaacaaaaaaaataaatgattaagCTTCAGTCACCTTAGTTAATTGTTTTGTGGCATATTGTCTGAGACGAACATCAAATGATGATAATATCTCATTTGCCtatcacccaaaaaaaaaagaaaaattagaagTTAGATAGCAATCAAATTTGTGTTTTTGGACACTTTATAATGGATTTGTACTCGTTAAAACTCAAAGTAACAACATCAAGTAACAATCTGCCATCTCAACCTCAAAATTGTGAAAGGAAACATATAATTAGGATAAAGAAAAGGAACTTAAACCTCAATTAAGGTGACATGGATAAAATCTTTAACATGTGAGTAGCGTTCGTGGACatctttgatgatgaaatcactaagTTCACCACTGAACTCAACACCAGTAGGACCACCACCGATAACAACACAATGCAATAGTCTCTTCTTTTCATCCTCTGATATACCTGTTTATGTATATTTTTTGCATGTAAATGGCAGGAAATTAAAGTAATCGAAGATAACTAGGACAACTTTCATAGACTGAAAAAACAACACTATAACATAGAATACAATACAAATAATTGCCAAACTGGTGGAGAAGAGTATCCAATGGTAGATACATAATCCATAAGCTTAGAATTTGGACAAATATCGAGCACATATGAGGAATGCAAACAGATGTCAAGCCTATAAACATCTTTTAAACAAACTGTATATAGTATATATTCATTCATCATATATCCATGGCATTTCTGCTCACACTCATACATAAAATAACTATCTACGACAACAAACAAACAGGGATATTTCCTGACACTTACGTATTGGATTACTGGATATGTTGAAAGAAGACCTATAGAGACACTGATTAGGCAAGATGAGATCAATTAGGATTAGTGGTccaaagagagacagagagagacctAACAAAATGCTACCAGAAACAATTGAAAGAAAGTTGATAGTTCATAATTTAACTAGGAACTTTGCCAAACACAGAGTTCAATATTGTGAAATGATCTAAGTAGCAAGACCCAACAGTTTGGACATTACGATGTGCTGCTGTTTTTACTGCTATATATTAACGGATCAGCAATCAAAGCTTAAGCTTTTTGGTGTTAGCCTAAATTAAATTTTCTAGGAAACCCAAGAAGGACAACTGTTCTCACATCACCAGTATTAACAAAACTGAATAATTTAAATTTGTTGGAACTAATGGTGATCTATATTGCAATAAGCAAGTTCTGAACAaagttaattataaaataaacatAAATTTCTGAATGAAATATGTAATTACTTATTAACATTTTGAAATGTGTATAAGTGCATACTCGTTAGTGTCATCTTATATAACCATTCATACTTCTACCTGACTGAGACTGCCAAGGAACTTTATTATTACTCTAAGTGCATAGAATCTACCTTTTCTTATCTCCACTTGTTGTAGAACTATCATTGAACTATTTATTTAAATCTCATCAGGTCCATATTTGTTAtgctttttatataatatttgccTTTTGCTTATTGAAATTAAATGCAGCTAATTAAATCTCCAGGCAGACATATGCTATTATATACAATATTGGGATGTTGTATAGCTACTGCATTTAACAAGCAAAAACAAGATTACTTTCACCggaagaaaattgaaaaaagaaaaGCTAACTTATGGGTCACAACTAATGaaccatgacaaaaaaaaaattatatgtggaAACTTTGCTCCTATGACAAGCAGAAAATCAAAAGCAATTTCATTTTCAAATGAAATACCAGGCACATCAGATAGCATCAGATTGAGGAGTAGCCTTCTTCGAATTTCTTGGGCATGGTGAACTTCACGCAAAAAGATTGCATGCTCTTTTACACCGTTTATACCAAAAGTTGAGgcctctgctccagctgcaataacCAACTTGTCATACGATACCGTAAACTTCCATGGTTCCACAGCATCTCTAACACCCCCTTGATCAGTAACAGATTCACAATGTACCTTGTATTATGACAAGAAAAAAGTCAAACTGCAATGTCATTACAATTTAACAAGTTCTGAAGCTAGAACATGTGTTTTCTTGATAAAGATAGAAACATCCAAAACTGCTAAAGTGACACCAAGAACCAACATGTCATATGACATTAAAATCTCTGATTTATTCTCCATCCATTGCCAACACTCTTTTCCTAGCTTCTGCTGCGGCATAAACTAGCCAAAGATCCAACATTATAACTAACAACAGCCTAATAGTTCTTGACATTTTCTAAACCCATGGTTATGTTGGCACGGGTGACTCTCACAATGGCCAAATGTCAGGCATATCACTCTGCAGATTCAACGCATTCAAAAAACAACAAAAATGCTTCCAAAAGAAATGAAAACAAGGTAAACAAGCAGTTTTATTTGTAGCAAAAGATTATCttcttgaagaaatgaaaattgaattttgtttcagtATATGTTAATTGTATGACGAACGAATCAAAGTTCTAATCTTGTTTATCATACTTCTGCATCAAAATCAACAAGCGAACTCACTGTGTGCGCATCAGGGTCGATGGCGGTGCAGCGGGCGAGGAAGAAGTACGAATCGGGGGCGGTGGAGATAGCCGGCTGGATGCGACCGATGGGCTCCGCGACAGAGCGGAACTCGAGGGTGCCGACGC is from Musa acuminata AAA Group cultivar baxijiao chromosome BXJ1-6, Cavendish_Baxijiao_AAA, whole genome shotgun sequence and encodes:
- the LOC135675530 gene encoding internal alternative NAD(P)H-ubiquinone oxidoreductase A2, mitochondrial-like, giving the protein MAWVRSFTRLSRSSSIWKPANRFTSTISADPGLAGFSSSGSAFHAGLGPTSPGLDKPRLVVLGTGWAGCRLMKSVDAGLYDIVCVSPRNHMVFTPLLASTCVGTLEFRSVAEPIGRIQPAISTAPDSYFFLARCTAIDPDAHTVHCESVTDQGGVRDAVEPWKFTVSYDKLVIAAGAEASTFGINGVKEHAIFLREVHHAQEIRRRLLLNLMLSDVPGISEDEKKRLLHCVVIGGGPTGVEFSGELSDFIIKDVHERYSHVKDFIHVTLIEANEILSSFDVRLRQYATKQLTKSGVRLVRGVVKDVQPEKVILNDGTEVPYGLLVWSTGVGPSPFVKSLYFPKSPGGRIGVDDWLCIPSVQDVFAIGDCSGFLETTGKPTLPALAQVAERQGKYLSNLLNQIGKAGGGYRNAAENLELGDPFVYRHLGSMATVGRYKALVDLRQNKEDKGLSLTGFISWFIWRSAYLTRVISWRNRFYVAINWLTTFVFGRDISRI